Proteins from one Limanda limanda chromosome 9, fLimLim1.1, whole genome shotgun sequence genomic window:
- the slc44a5b gene encoding choline transporter-like protein 5-B: protein MARKTDVPSSYYGEPRKFDPNFRGPVHKRSCTDVVCCVIFVIVILGYMALGTVAWIHGDPRKVVYPTDSHGQFCGQKNSPNTNKAILFYFNMLRCANPAVLINLQCPTTQLCVSKCPDRFATLLDAWNTKNWEYYKQFCKPGFKIGSKSTIQVIRDEDCPSMIVPSRPFLQRCFPDFITRNGILTVANQTIFKDGDNNKRSVNDLKDAAKGIANLLSAKEVGMKIVEDYANSWYWILIGLVITMAVSLLFILLLRYTACVLLWLIVLGVITAVGYGIWHCYWEYSFLSGKPGANVTISDIGFHTDFSVYLHLSQTWLVFMIALAVIEAIVVIMLIFLRTRLRIAVALLKEGSKAIGYIMSTLFYPIITFFLLAICIAYWAVTAVFLSSSGHAVYKVAPADDKCMYANLTCSPKTFDQTNITKVCPGSQCMFAFYGGESVYHRYILVLHLCNLFVFLWLVNFTIALGQCTLAGAFASYYWALKKPNDIPACPLYSSFSRAIRYHTGSLAFGSLIVAVVQMIRVVLEYLDNKLKGSQNACARYLLCCLKCCFWCLEHFIKFINRNAYIMMAIYGKNFCTSSKDAFFLLMRNVIRVAVLDKVTDFLLFLGKLLITGGVGVLAFFFFTHKIPAIQEEVPSLNYYWVPVLTVIFGSYMIAHGFFNVYAMCVDTLFLCFCEDLERNDGSSSRPYYMSPGLHKILRKGEEGAKSRTAS, encoded by the exons GAGCTGCACTGATGTGGTTTGCTGTGTTATCTTCGTCATTGTCATCCTCGGCTACATGGCTCTGGGTACCGTGG cctGGATCCATGGGGACCCCAGGAAGGTCGTCTATCCAACTGACAGCCACGGTCAGTTCTGTGGCCAGAAGAACTCACCCAATAC AAACAAAGCCATATTATTCTACTTCAACATGTTAAGATGTGCCAATCCTGCAGTTTTAATTAACCTCCAGTGCCCTACAACCCAG ctctgtgtcTCCAAGTGCCCTGACAGATTTGCCACTCTCCTGGATGCGTGGAATACCAAAAACTGGGAATATTACAAGCAATTCTGCAAGCCGGGCTTCAAGATTGGCAGTAAG TCCACTATACAGGTCATACGAGATGAAGACTGTCCATCTATGATTGTGCCAAGCAGACCTT TCCTTCAGCGGTGCTTCCCAGATTTCATTACAAGAAATGGAATTTTAACTGTAGCCAACCAGACCATCTTCAAAGACGGCGACAATAACAAGAGAAGTGTCAATGACCTCAAAGATGCTGCCAA AGGTATCGCCAATCTGCTCAGTGCCAAAGAAGTTGGCATGAAGATCGTTGAGGATTATGCAAATTCCTGGTACTGGATCCTCAT tGGTCTGGTGATAACCATGGCAGTCAGTCTGCTCTTTATCCTGCTGCTGCGCTACACTGCTTGTGTGCTCCTGTGGCTCATTGTGTTAGGTGTCATCACTGCTGTCGGCTACG GTATCTGGCACTGCTACTGGGAGTACAGTTTTCTGAGTGGGAAGCCGGGAGCTAACGTCACCATCTCTGACATCGGCTTTCACACAGACTTCAGCGTTTACCTTCATCTCAGCCAGACGTGGCTCGTCTTCA TGATCGCTCTGGCAGTGATTGAGGCCATCGTTGTGATTATGCTGATATTTCTGAGGACGAGGCTGCGGATCGCTGTTGCACTGCTAAAGGAGGGCAGCAA GGCGATTGGCTACATCATGTCCACTCTCTTCTACCCTATTATCACCTTTTTCCTTCTGGCCATCTGCATCGCGTACTGGGCCGTCACAGCAGT CTTCTTGTCATCATCTGGTCATGCCGTCTATAAGGTTGCACCTGCTGACGATAAATGCATGTATGCCAACCTCACGTGCAGTCCAAAG ACCTTCGATCAGACCAACATCACCAAAGTTTGCCCCGGGTCACAGTGCATGTTCGCCTTCTATGGTGGGGAGAGCGTGTACCACCGCTACATCTTAGTTCTCCATCTGTGCaacctgtttgttttcctctggctCGTCAACTTTACCATCGCCCTGGGACAGTGCACCCTGGCTGGGGCCTTCGCTTCCTATTACTGGGCCCTGAAGAAGCCTAATGACATCCCTGCCTGCCCCCTCTACTCCTCATTTAGCAGAGCCATACG TTATCACACAGGTTCCCTCGCTTTTGGTTCCCTGATTGTTGCCGTGGTGCAGATGATCCGAGTGGTCCTCGAGTATCTGGATAACAAACTGAAAG GTTCTCAAAACGCCTGCGCTCGTTACCTGCTCTGCTGCCTCAAATGCTGCTTCTGGTGCCTGGAACATTTCATAAAGTTTATAAACAGAAACGCGTACATTATG ATGGCAATATATGGAAAGAACTTCTGCACCTCGTCCAAGGACGCTTTCTTCCTTTTGATGAGGAATGTTATTCG ggtGGCTGTCCTGGATAAGGTGACAGACTTCTTGCTCTTCTTGGGAAAGCTGCTCATTACAGGAGGTGTTG GTGTTCTCgcatttttcttcttcacacatAAGATACCAGCTATTCAAGAAGAGGTGCCATCCTTAAATTACTACTGGGTTCCTGTTCTG ACGGTGATATTTGGATCCTACATGATTGCACACGGCTTTTTTAATGTCTACGCCATGTGCGTGGACACATTGTTCCTGTGCTTTT GTGAAGACCTGGAGAGGAACGATGGTTCTTCCTCCAGGCCCTACTACATGTCTCCTGGCCTGCACAAGATCCTGCGCAAAGGAGAGGAGGGTGCCAAATCCCGCACTGCCTCCTGA